A window from Molothrus ater isolate BHLD 08-10-18 breed brown headed cowbird chromosome 24, BPBGC_Mater_1.1, whole genome shotgun sequence encodes these proteins:
- the POU3F1 gene encoding POU domain, class 3, transcription factor 1, whose protein sequence is MAAAAQYLPRSAALMHPDGDRLHQGTTYREVQKMMHHEYLQGLAPAAGHAVGLAHHQWLPSAGTDWGSGGGGGGAHLPPAEHAKGGPPGPREELSAAAFHHRPHLVHQPAAGGAAGGWAQGGAHHLPPMSPPSGQPLLYAQPYAGLNGMLGPPAPALHHGLRDPLGAEEAGGHELAASPPPLGPPEPSDEDAPSSDDLEQFAKQFKQRRIKLGFTQADVGLALGTLYGNVFSQTTICRFEALQLSFKNMCKLKPLLNKWLEETDSSTGSPTNLDKIAAQGRKRKKRTSIEVGVKGALENHFLKCPKPSAHEITSLADSLQLEKEVVRVWFCNRRQKEKRMTPAGVPHPPMEDVYAQADTSPLHHALPGAVQ, encoded by the coding sequence ATGGCCGCCGCCGCGCAGTACCTGCCGCGCTCCGCCGCGCTCATGCACCCCGACGGCGACCGCCTGCACCAGGGCACCACGTACCGCGAGGTGCAGAAGATGATGCACCACGAGTACCTGCAGGGACTGGCCCCCGCCGCCGGGCACGCCGTCGGGCTGGCGCACCACCAGTGGCTGCCCAGCGCCGGCACGGACTGGGGCAGCGGTGGGGGCGGAGGGGGCGCGCACCTTCCGCCCGCCGAGCACGCCAAGGGCGGCCCGCCGGGACCCCGCGAAGAGCTGTCGGCCGCCGCCTTCCACCACCGGCCGCACCTGGTGCACCagccggcggcgggcggcgcggcgggcggctGGGCGCAGGGCGGCGCGCACCACCTGCCGCCCATGTCCCCGCCGTCGGGGCAGCCGCTGCTCTACGCGCAGCCCTACGCGGGCCTCAACGGGATGCTGGGCCCGCCGGCGCCCGCGCTGCACCACGGGCTGCGCGACCCGCTGGGCGCCGAGGAGGCGGGAGGCCACGAGCTGGCGGCATCGCCGCCGCCGCTGGGGCCGCCCGAGCCGTCGGACGAGGACGCGCCCAGCTCCGACGACCTGGAGCAGTTCGCCAAGCAGTTCAAGCAGCGGCGGATCAAGCTGGGCTTCACGCAGGCCGACGTGGGGCTGGCGCTGGGCACCCTGTACGGCAACGTCTTCTCGCAGACCACCATCTGCCGGTTCGAGGCGCTGCAGCTGAGCTTCAAGAACATGTGCAAGCTGAAGCCGCTGCTCAACAAGTGGCTGGAGGAGACGGACTCCAGCACGGGCAGCCCCACCAACCTGGACAAGATCGCGGCgcaggggaggaagaggaagaagcgGACGTCCATCGAGGTGGGCGTCAAGGGCGCCCTGGAGAACCACTTCCTCAAGTGCCCCAAGCCCTCGGCGCACGAGATCACCTCGCTGGCGgactccctgcagctggagaaagagGTGGTGCGGGTCTGGTTCTGCAACCGGCGGCAGAAGGAGAAGCGGATGACGCCGGCCGGGGTCCCGCATCCCCCCATGGAGGACGTTTACGCACAGGCGGACACTTCGCCGCTGCACCACGCGCTGCCCGGCGCCGTGCAGTGA